Below is a genomic region from Persicimonas caeni.
CGGTAATGGAGATATCCACAGCGGGTCGCTTACTCTTTCTTCGCCTTGTCGGCCTTCTTGGCCTGCGGCGTAAGATCGATGGTCAGGTCGAGGTACGCGCCGGTCTCACCGACTTCGCTAGTGAGGGCAGCTTCTTCCATCTTGTTGAGGAATTCGACGACCTGCGGCTGGCTTTGGGCCAGCGAGTCGCCGAGCTGCTTCTGGGCGCGCACGAAGTTCAGGTACAGGCCGTTATACTTGTCGTTGGTGGCAAATTCTTTGCCCAAGTCGAGCTTGTCGGCGGCTTTGAGGTTCTTCTCGTCGCGCTTGCCCTGGATGTATTTGACGACCGCGTCGTCGTTGAAGGCGTCGGTGGCGTACACCAGCAGGTTGTCCTGCAGGTAGACCTTGCCGTAGGGCTGGGCGACGTTTTTGAAGGCGAGCTTCTCGATGCCGTCGGAGACCTTCGTGCGGGTGATCGCGCCGCCGCCCTGGTCGAGCACGGTCTTGACGATCTTCTCGAGGCTGGCCTTGTCCTTGAACTGCACGGGCACGAGGAAGGCGAGCGCCTTGGTCGGGCCCATCATGGCCGCACGGGCGACGTCGCCGCCGGCCTGCTCGAGCATCGCCGGGTCGAAGCCGTAGAAGATGACGCCCAGGTTACCGGTCATCTTGTTGATGACGTCCTTTTCGAAGTCGAGGTTGGCCTGCTTGGCGCTGCGCTCGAGCTGGGCCATCATCTGCTTGCGCTGATCTTCGGGCAGGCTCTCCTTGTAGAAGGCCCACAGCTTGGGCATGTCGACCGAGGTGCGCAGACCCGCCATCGTGTTCACGGTGGCGAAGTTCTCGATAGGCGCTTGGGTCGGCGGAGTCATGATCTCGGTGGCGCGCTTGACGACCTTGTCGGGAAGGCCGGCCCAGCTACGCACCTTGAGCTTGTTGCCCTCGACGTGCATCGAGAAGCCCAGCGAGTCGACGTTCTCGTCGATCCAGCTGATGGTGGCCTTGCCGATGGGGTCTTGGGTCTTTTTGAGCTCTTCGACGCGCTTGTCGTCGAGGGCTTCGCCGGTGTTGACGAACAGCGCCATCGACTGGTCGGTGGCCAGCGCCTTGTTGAACTTTTTGTAGGCGTCGACCGAGGCGAGAGCCTTGGCGTCTTCGAGGCCCACAAGTTTGGCAGCGAGCTCTTTGGTGTCCTTGAACTCCAGCGAGCTCGACACCTCTTCGAGGTCGGCCGACTTCGGGAAGACCGCGGCGACGAGTTTGCCTTCGTAGGCCCAGGTCACCGTCTGATCGTCTTTGCCGAGCACCTTGACCTGCTGGTCGCCGGACTTCTCGTTTTTGACCATGCCCTCGATCCCCATGCTCTTTTTGAGCTGGTCGGCGAAGGCTTTCTCGAATTTCTGCTGGTCGGCCACGTAGGTTACGAGCACCGGGTGCTGGCCAACGGCCGCGAGCATCATGCCGCTGTCGGCGTCGATGCCCGACTTTTTCCAGCTCTCGGCGTCGAACAGGTCGATGCCCAGCTCGTTTTTGGCCTGCTCCTGGACCAGGTCGGCCATCGGCACACTGTCGCCGAGGGTGTCGCGCGCGGTCTGAAGCGAGTTGCGCATTCCCTTCAGGTCGCCGACCACCAGAGTGAAGGGCGTGTCCTGAGGCAGGTTGCTGGCCATGTCCTCGACTCGCTCAGCAGCCGAGCCGGGAACGTCGCCACCGCCGCAGCCGAGGGCGTCGCAGCCAACTCCGGCAAACAGCATGATGGCGATCGACAAGAGCGCCAGGCGGCCGTAGCCGCTGCGCAGAAGGGAGGTCGATGCGGTCTTCATGGGTTTCTCCATATCTTTCTGGCTACCAATCGCGTCCGCGACACTCGAGAATCGTCCGAACACGCCCGCGTGGCCGCTCGAATATAATGCCGGCCCGCAGGAGAGTCACAGTTGCATGCGTCTATCCGATGCCACGTTACATATCAAGCTGCGCGGCGATCGTCACGCGGGTTTCGTCTGGTGCTTGGAATCGTCCGGCGCTGCTCGCGGCCAAGCGAATGGACTGGGGCTAGCCGGAGATCAACAACTCCCCGGCGGTGATGGTGAGCTCCTCGAGATCGGGCACGACGAGCGTGTCGGTCGCAGTCGGCTTGCGATGCAGCGTATACTCTCCGTCGATCGGGCGCTCGAAGCTCTCGACCCGGCGCGCGCGCAGGTCGACCAGCCACACGACCGGCACGCCGTGCTCGGCATACAGCGGGATTTTGTGCTCCCGATCGTACTCGAGCGAGGTGTCGGCGACCTCGACCACAAGCAGCACGTCCTCGCCCGTGGGGTGGGCGTGACGGTAGAAATCGTCGCGCGGCTTCAACAGAGACACGTCCGGCTCGGGCTCCGAGAAGGTTCCAAGTTGGATAGGGCTCTGCACACGTACGATCGCACGCGTCGAGGTGATTTCCCGCAGCTTCGCGACGACCTTATCTACGTGACTGGCATGTTCAGTGCCGATAGGTGTCATCTTGACAATCTCCCCATGGATGAGTTCGACCCGGTCGTCTTCATCGAAGAAACCCTGCTCAGCCAAGTGGTTGTACTCCTCGACGGTAAACCGACGCCGCCAGGGGCCGATATTTGCCGATGTGCTCATCGTCTGCTCCGGTACCGGAAAAGAAGGCCGAATCCGCTCGGCCAAAGATAGCACCCACCCATGGGCGAGGCAAAGCGCTGCGGCGGGTGAGTATACGCTGCCGAGGCCGATTCGCTCTGGAGATCTGGGCGGCGATCGGTTACCTTTTTCGACAGAACGCATCTCCCGTTGAATGCTCACCTGGTTCGCATGTCGAATTACCAAGATGGCTCTACCGTAGCGGGTCGATTTGTCGTCCTCGAGAAGATCGGCGCCGGGGGGATGGGCGCCGTGTATCGGGCGCTGCAGACATCACTCGACCGTGAGGTCGCCCTCAAGGTGCTGCACTCCGATAAGGCGTTCACCGCACGCGCTCGCCGACGCTTCGGTCGCGAAGCGCGCGCAATCGCGCGCCTGAACCACCCGCACATCGCGGGCGTGTTCGATTTCGGGACCGACAACGACGACCAGACCCTGTGGCTGGCGATGGAGCTCGTCGACGGCTTCGCCATGAGCCGTCTGAAGCGTGAGGACATCGACGTCCTGCGATTGGCCTCCCTCACCGATCAAGTGTTGAGCGCGTTGTCCGCCGCCCATGCCCGCGGGATCATCCATCGCGATTTGAAGCCGTCCAATATCTTGGTCTCCCAAGATGACGAGGGCCGCGAGATCATCAAGCTGGTCGACTTTGGCTTGGCTGCCACCCAATCGGGCGACCTCGACCTGACCAACGCCCCCGGCGGTCTGGGCAACGAGGAGAGCGAGGTGAGCAACCGGCGGGTGATTCTAGGCACCCCGCGCTACATGGCTCCCGAAATCTTTCGGCGCAAGCCGGTCGATCCCAAAGTCGATCTGTACGCGCTGGGCGTGATCCTGTTCGAGATCTTGGCCGGCACGCCCCCGTATCCCGGCGACGACCCCAAAAAGGTGATGAAGGCGCACCTGCACGCGCCGATTCCGCAACTCGAGGTGCGCGGCGGGCGCGAGGTACCCCCCGAACTCGAGCGGTGCATCTATCGACTGCTCGCCAAGAACCCTTCCGAGCGTATCCAGACGGCCGCCGAGGCGCGCGAGAGCGTCCAGACGGTCATCAATCAATTCAGCTATGTGCCCTGGATGGTCACCGGGCCCCAGATGGGCGATGCCGGTGGGCTGAGTCACCCGGGCAATATCTCGACGGCGGGCTTTTTGAGCGGCTACGGCGGGCGCACGGTGCCTCCGGCGGCCATGTTCGGGGGCACGTCGTCCTTCGGGATGAACTCGAGCCAGAAGTCGCCGCTGGTCGGCCGCGTCGAGGAGCGTCGCAGCATCGAGCGCTACGTGCGCCGGGCGGTCGAGCAAAAAGAGGGCGCGCTGGTCTTCGTCGATGGAGCGGCCGGCTGCGGAAAATCTCGTCTTATCGAGTGGATTCGCGTGCGCGTCGAAGAGTCTGGGGTGATGCGCGTGGCCCAAGGCGCCTACACGCGCTCGATGAGCGGCTTCAACGGAGTCCGCGCCATCATCGAGTCGGTGTTGGGCACCGAGGACGCCTCGTACGACCAGCTCCCCTACATGGTGCGCACCAAGCTGGAGCAGTGGGGCTTCTCGGACAGCGAAATCGAGCTGACCGTGCGCCTGATGCAGCCCGGCGGTGAGGACGCGGTCTTCGACCCGGGCGATTTCGACGGTGCCCGGGCCACGACTCGGCGAGAGCGGGTCTTCTCGACGCTCGAAAGCATCCTGCGTCGGGCGGCCGCCGAGCGTCCGTTGCTCGTCATTCTCGAAGACCTCCACCACAGCGGCGAGCCCACGGCCGCCTTTTTGGAGCACCTGTCGGTAGGGCTCCAATTCAACCCGGCGCCGCTCGTGGTCGTCGGCTCGGTCCAGAGCGGCGAGCTTCGCAACGCGCCGTATTTGGCGCAGGTGCTCGAGCGGCTCTCCAAGGTCGGCGCCGAGGATGTCCTGCGCGTGACGCTGGACCGCTTGAGCGACCAAGAGATCGTCTCGCTCATCGAGAACCTGGCGCCCGTCGAGGCGAACGTGGCCACCGAGATCGCCCGGCGCGTGTCGGGCAACCCGCTGCACGCCACCGAGCTTTTGCGCTACCTCAAGGAGAGCGGCAAGCTGTTGTACGACAGCGGCAGCTGGGTCCTCGCCCAGGGCATCGACATCGACGACGAGATCCCCACCGAGATCGCCGACATGATGCGCTACCGGGCCCGCCAGGTCTGGGAGGACGCCGACGACACCGCCGCGATGAAGGCGATCTTGGAGCGCGCGGCGATTTTGGGCCGTCGCTTCGATTATCGCCTGTTTCGCTCGATGATTACCCGCGAGCAGGCCAGCCCGTTCGCCCAGGCGCTCGATCCGGCGCTGGAGGTGTTGGTGCGCGAGGGGATTTTGCGCGAGATCGGCCACAGCGGCGAAGATATCCTCGAGTTCGACCACGTGCTCATGCGCGAGGTGCTCTTGCAAGACATGCAGGGCCGTCGCGCGCTCCGCGGGCTGCATCGGTTGGCCGCCGAAGCCAAGATCGAGTTTTATACCGACCGCATCGACGCGCACGCCGAGGAGATCGCCGACCACTACCGACGAGCGCGTGAGCCGCAAGGCGTCTACATCTACACGCTCAAGGCAGCGCGAGCGGCGGCCAATGCCTCCGATCTCGACCGAGCCATGCAGTTGTACCGCGAGGCCGAAGAGCTGTCGGGGTCGGCGCAGGCCGAGTCGCTCGACGGCGTGCTCGCCGAGTCATCCTACGTGCTCGAGAGCGAGGAGGTGGCCCTCGAGGTCGCTCACCTGGAGCGTCGGGTCGGCGAGTACGACTCGGCGCGCTCGCATTATCGAAAGCTCTTGAGCGGGGGCAACGTCGCCGTAGGGCTGTGGGCGCGTTGGGGGCTCGGCAAGCTCGCCGAGCGCCAAGGTGATCTCTCCGAGGCCGAAGGCTGGTACGAGGCCGCGCGCCGCGAGGCGCGCAGCGCACGCGACATCGGCTTCGTCGACACCGCCGAGCGGGTCGACACCTTCAGTCTGTGCGCCCTCGGCGGAATCGCATCGATGCGCGGCAACTTTTCGGCGGCGGGTGTCTTGTTGGGCGAGGCGCTCGAGAAGGCCGAGGAACTCGAAGAAGCTTCGCTCCAGGCCGAAGCGCTGCAGTTGATGGCCGAGGTCAAGGCGAGGCGAGGCGACTTGGATGACGCCGAGTTGTTCAGCCGCCGCGCGGCGATCTTGGTCGAGAGTATCGGCGATGCCGAGCTCACTGCGCGTATCCAAATGAACGCAGGCACACTGCTCGCCGAAGCCGGCGAGTCGTCCCGCGGCCTGAAGATGCTCCAGGAGGCGCTCGCCAGCATCGAAGAGCTCGGCGAGAAGCACCTTCGCGCCGAGTGTCAGCTTCGACTGGGCGTCATTCATTGGCGCCACGGTGATTTCAAAAAGGCCGCCCGAAGCTTGCGCAAGGCCCATCAGGCCTTTAGCGGCTTCGACGACCGGCGCGGTGTGACCCGCTGCAAGCTCCACCTGGCCGCGCTCGCCTTGAGCATCGGGCGTCACAAGGAGACCCTCTCGCTCGGTCGGGACGCCCTCGAGGGCTTTCGCGACCTCGAAGATCGACGCGGTATCGCGCTGGCGCGGCTGTTGCTCGGCCGCCTGCAGCGCCAAATCGGCAAAGAGGATTCGGCGCTCAAGCTCGTCGAGCGCTCCGAGGCCGATTTCGAGGCCATCGGCGATGTCCAGGGCCAGTTGTCGAGCCGCGCAGTCAAGGCGCTGGTGCTCGAGGAGACGGGCGAGCACGATCGCGTCGACGCTTTGCTCGAGTCGATGATGGAAGACGCCTTGCTCGAAAAGGCGTCCGCCGAAGATGTCGCCACCTGCCTCGATGAACTGGCGAGATTGCTCAACCGGCGAGACCCCGGATTGGCGATTGAGGTCGACGAATACGCCGAGGGCGCTTATCGTCGTCTCGGACGACCGGCGCATACGCGTTCGTCGACAGCTGCCACGTAGTTGCATTGCTGCGAATTGTCACCCACAGTAAGCAGGTAGCCTGTTGAATCTGTTCTTGGTTCTTGGTTCTTGGTAGAGACGCCGATTCGTTTGGACGACATCGCGTAGATTCCAGAATCGAATACGCCGCGAAGATTGCTGCGAGCCTCGGACAGCACGCCAAGAACCAAGAACTAAGAACCAAGAACTAGAGCCATGAACCACGCTGAGTTTGAAGCCAATCTGAAGCCGTACGTGCTCACCATGGGTGACAACGTCGATCGGCTCCATCTCGACCTCCCCATCGGTAGCCCCATCGAGGTCTATCGTGTCGAGGACGAGGAGAACGCGGAGTTTTGCTCCATCCTCAATCGCGGCAATCAGGCGGCGTTTGGTGGCCCCAACGACATGGGCATGCCCCTGTGGGTGATGCTCGACTGCGCGATTCTTCCCTCGGCGATGATCGGCTTTATGCTGCCGCGTGATTTCGTCTCCGACGAGATCATCGACCGGCTCGAGGTCGACGACGACTACGACGGCTACGTGCCCATCTCGGAGTACTGCGCGTGCCCGACGGTCGAGCCGACCACCGTCTCCGGATTCTCGCTGCACAGCCACGTGCCCGGCCGCGGCGTCGCCACGCGCACCAAGGCGCTCGGTCTGCTGGTGCTCGGCGCCCAGCGCCAAATCGGCGTGACTCAATTCGACAACCCGGCCATCCGGGTGCATGTGCGCTTTGGCCCGCTGGAGATCAAGATCCACCGGCCGATCGTGCACACCCACCCCGAAGACAGCTTCGTCTACAGCCTCGACGTCCCCACGACCGAAGAGCTCATCGAGATCGCCCGCGGCGAGTCCGAGTTCGGCGCCGGCGAGCGCCCCCCGGGGCAGCGCTGGACCTTCCTGCACGACGACGAGCTCGCCCACGGCCGCTTGCGCCAGCACCTGCTCGACGGCGGCCGCGCCTGGGTCATCCCGCCGGGCTGGCGGGCGACCGAGCAGGGCTACCAGATTTCGGTGGTGTTGGGGGAGTGAGGGGGCTCACCCCGCCGGAATGCAACTCGAGCCGCCGTTGCCGTCGTCCTGGCAAACCCAGCCCGGCTCGGTCTCGCAGGTACCGTCGCACCCGTCTCCCCACTGGTCGTTGCCGTCGTCGCACTCCTCGCCGGTGACGGTGTCGATGACGCCGTCACCGCAGAATCCACCTCGCGTACAATCCGGGTTGCAGGTGCCATAGGTGCCGTCGTTGACGCCATCGTCGCACTCTTCACCGTTGACCGTGCTCACCCGGCCGTCGCCGCAGTAGGCGGCGCGTCCGGAGCAGTCGAGCAGGCACGAGCCGTACGAGCCGTCGTTGACGCCGTCGTCGCACGATTCGCCGGGGCCCACCACGCCGTCGCCGCAGGTCGCAATCGTACAGTTGTTGGTGCAAGCATCGGTGTCGACCGAGTTGCCGTCGTCACACTCTTCGACGCCGGCGTGGACCACGCGGTCACCGCAGGCGGCAGGCTGGCAGCGGTTGGTGCAGGCGTCGGTGGCCACGTCGTTGCCGTCGTCGCAGCCTTCGCCCAGATCGACCGTGCCGTCGCCGCAGCTCTCCAATTCACACAGGCTCGAGCAGCCGTCGCTGTCGTCGGTGTTTCCGTCGTCGCACTCCTCGGGGAACTCGATGACGCCGTCGCCACACTCGGGGCGCTCGCACGTGCTCGGAGTTCCCGTGCAGTTGTAGCCCGGCTCGATGGCGCACCCGGACGAGCAGCCGTCATTGTCATCGGCGTTGCCGTCGTCACACTGCTCGATGCCGCTGATGACGCCGTCGCCGCAGACACTCTCACAGGTGCTCTGGCCGGTGTTCAAAAAGCCCGACAGGGTCAGCCGATAATTCGACTGGGTGGTGTGGCGCTCGGCGTGGAACACCACGATCTCGTAGACGCCGCCCTCGAAGATATCGAAGCGCGCATCGTAGATCTGGCCGGTCTGGGCGTCCTGGGTGTCCGACAGCGTCACCGAGTCGCTCACCGCCGAGTGCAACCCGCCGATATCGACGGCCAACCGGCCGTTGATGAAGACCCACACGTCGTCGTCGCCCGTAAACGCCAGCTCCTCGCCGCCGCGGTACTCGAAGTAGCTGCGGAACTCGCTGGTGAAGTGAAAGTTCTTCGACTCACCCGGCGTGTTGCCAAAGCCGATGCCGGTCAGCGGGAAGAAGTCGTTGCTCGCGAAACGATAGGTGCGCCCGGTCGAGTCGAGATCGGTGCGCTGGGTCAGCTCGATGGTGTCGACCACCGTGATATTGACGCCGGGGGTGTCGTGGTACCACTGGTCGAAGCTTTGAGTGCTCGTCGCACAACCCGCGCCGGTGTAGACCGGTTTGCCGTCGGCGCCGAGTTGGTCCTCGACCATGCCCCTGTAGACGCCGCACGAGAAGCTCTCGAAGTCGGGATGACCGCCCGACTCGTTCGCGCCTTTGAAATCACGCAGCACGATGGGCACCTCGATGCTCGGCGGGGTCTGGTTCTGGAAGTCGGTGCACTGGAAGCCGTTTTCGACGGTGCAGGCTGCCGAGCAGCCGTCGCCTGAGGTGAGGTTGCCGTCGTCGCAGGCTTCGAACGGGTACAGCGTGACGCCGTCGCCGCAGACCGGGTCGCAGGTGCCGCCGGTGCAGTCCCAGATGAGCTCTTCACGGCACAGCGGGTCGCAGCCGTCGCCGGCGGTCAAGTTGCCGTCGTCGCACTCCTCGAGCCCTTCAATGACGCCGTCGCCGCAGGTTGTCTCTACGCAGCTCTGCCCGGCGGTGGGGCAGGCATAGCCCGGCTCGAGTTGGCAGTCGGCGTCGCAGCCGTCGTTCGCATCGGCGTTGCCGTCGTCGCACTGCTCGGCGCCTTCGACGGTGCTGTCGCCGCAGGTGGTCGCCACGCAGTCTTGGCCGGCGGTCGGGCATTTGTAGCCGATTTCGAGGGCGCAATTCGAGTCGCAGCCGTCGCCGCCATCGGTGTCGCCGTCGTCACATTCTTCCAACCCCTCGACGACGCCGTCGCCGCAGGTGGTCGGCTCGCAGGCTTGGTTGGGCGTGGGGCATTTGTAGCCATCTTCGATCACGCAGCGCTTGCTGCAGCCGTCGAGCGACACGCCGTTGCCGTCATCGCACTCCTCGTTGGCCGCAATCACCCCGTCGCCGCACGCAGCCGCGATACAGGCTTGGCCGACGAACTGGCAGTCGTAGCCGGGCTCGACGCTCGTGCACGTCTCGTCGCAGCCGTCGCCGGAGCTCTGGTTGGCGTCGTCGCACGCCTCGCCGTCCTCGATCGCGCCGTTGCCGCAGGTGTTCGCCTGGCACAACTCCCCGGGAGTTCGGCAGATGAACCCGTCTTCGGGTTGGCAGGTGTCGTCGCAGCCGTCGCCGGCGTCGGCGTTGCCGTCGTCGCAGGTCTCGGCGTGCGTGATCAGGCCGTCGCCACAGTAGGGCGACAGCGTGCAGTTGACGCGGCAGGTTCCGTACGAGCCGTCGTTGGTGCCGTCGTCGCACTCCTCGCCTTCGTCGAGATCGCCATCGCCACATTCGGGGTTTGGCGCGGTGTCGCTCTCCGAGCTGTCGGGCTCGGATGTATCGGAGGGGGAGCTGTCTGTCTGAGCATCTCCAAGAGCGTCGGTACCGGCGTCGGACAGGGCCGACCCGGTGTCTTGGCCGCCTTCGACGTCGTCCGAGCACGCGCTCAGAAGGCCGAACAGGATACAGATCAGGACGAAGAGGGGGAGGCGAAGCGACATTCTCACAGCAAATTCTCCACAGAGACTTGGTAATGCGTTCTCAAGGTACCAAGCAGCACGAGAGGGTTAAAGCGAAAGCCTCTCTAATATGTGCCAATGCTGTGAACTATCTTGGCCGCTGCGCCCTCCGGATCTTCCGGGAGCGCATTTTGTTCTCAGCCGGCCGGAATGCAGTTCGAGCCGCCGCTTCCACCGTCCTCGCAGACCCAGCCCGGCTCGGTCTCGCACGAGCCGTCGCAGCCGTCGCCCCACTGCTTGTTGCCGTCGTCGCACTCCTCGCCGGCGTCGGTGTCGAGCACGCCGTCACCGCATTCGGCTTCGGGGTTGCAGTTTTCGACGCAATCGCTCTCGCAGGTGCTCTGGCCGGTGTTCAAAAAGCCCGACAAAGTCAGCCGGTAGTTCGATTGGGTGGTGTGGCGCTCGGCCTGGAAGACGACGATCTCGTAGACGCCGCCCTCGAAGATGTCGAAGCGGTCGTCGTAGACCTGGCCAGTTTGTGGGTCGGTGTCGTCCGACAAGGCCACCGAGCCGTTCTCCGCGCCGTGGATGCCTCCGATGTCGACGGCGAGCCGGCCGTTGACGAAGACCCAGACGTCGTCATCGCCGGTGAACTCGAGGGTTTCGCCGCCGCGGTACTCGAAGTAGCTGCGGAACTCGCTGGTGAAGTGGAAGTTGAGCGATTGCCCCGGCGTGTTGCCGAAGCCGCGGTCGGTCAGCGGAAAGAAGTTGCCGCTCTCGAAGCGGTAGGTGCGCCCGCTCGGGTCGAGGTCGGTGCGTTGGGTCAACCCGATGGTGTCGACCACCGTCTGGTTGACGCCGTCCACGTCGCGGTACCACTGGGCGAAGCT
It encodes:
- a CDS encoding Uma2 family endonuclease; the encoded protein is MSTSANIGPWRRRFTVEEYNHLAEQGFFDEDDRVELIHGEIVKMTPIGTEHASHVDKVVAKLREITSTRAIVRVQSPIQLGTFSEPEPDVSLLKPRDDFYRHAHPTGEDVLLVVEVADTSLEYDREHKIPLYAEHGVPVVWLVDLRARRVESFERPIDGEYTLHRKPTATDTLVVPDLEELTITAGELLISG
- a CDS encoding DUF4215 domain-containing protein yields the protein MSLRLPLFVLICILFGLLSACSDDVEGGQDTGSALSDAGTDALGDAQTDSSPSDTSEPDSSESDTAPNPECGDGDLDEGEECDDGTNDGSYGTCRVNCTLSPYCGDGLITHAETCDDGNADAGDGCDDTCQPEDGFICRTPGELCQANTCGNGAIEDGEACDDANQSSGDGCDETCTSVEPGYDCQFVGQACIAAACGDGVIAANEECDDGNGVSLDGCSKRCVIEDGYKCPTPNQACEPTTCGDGVVEGLEECDDGDTDGGDGCDSNCALEIGYKCPTAGQDCVATTCGDSTVEGAEQCDDGNADANDGCDADCQLEPGYACPTAGQSCVETTCGDGVIEGLEECDDGNLTAGDGCDPLCREELIWDCTGGTCDPVCGDGVTLYPFEACDDGNLTSGDGCSAACTVENGFQCTDFQNQTPPSIEVPIVLRDFKGANESGGHPDFESFSCGVYRGMVEDQLGADGKPVYTGAGCATSTQSFDQWYHDTPGVNITVVDTIELTQRTDLDSTGRTYRFASNDFFPLTGIGFGNTPGESKNFHFTSEFRSYFEYRGGEELAFTGDDDVWVFINGRLAVDIGGLHSAVSDSVTLSDTQDAQTGQIYDARFDIFEGGVYEIVVFHAERHTTQSNYRLTLSGFLNTGQSTCESVCGDGVISGIEQCDDGNADDNDGCSSGCAIEPGYNCTGTPSTCERPECGDGVIEFPEECDDGNTDDSDGCSSLCELESCGDGTVDLGEGCDDGNDVATDACTNRCQPAACGDRVVHAGVEECDDGNSVDTDACTNNCTIATCGDGVVGPGESCDDGVNDGSYGSCLLDCSGRAAYCGDGRVSTVNGEECDDGVNDGTYGTCNPDCTRGGFCGDGVIDTVTGEECDDGNDQWGDGCDGTCETEPGWVCQDDGNGGSSCIPAG
- a CDS encoding serine/threonine-protein kinase; this translates as MSNYQDGSTVAGRFVVLEKIGAGGMGAVYRALQTSLDREVALKVLHSDKAFTARARRRFGREARAIARLNHPHIAGVFDFGTDNDDQTLWLAMELVDGFAMSRLKREDIDVLRLASLTDQVLSALSAAHARGIIHRDLKPSNILVSQDDEGREIIKLVDFGLAATQSGDLDLTNAPGGLGNEESEVSNRRVILGTPRYMAPEIFRRKPVDPKVDLYALGVILFEILAGTPPYPGDDPKKVMKAHLHAPIPQLEVRGGREVPPELERCIYRLLAKNPSERIQTAAEARESVQTVINQFSYVPWMVTGPQMGDAGGLSHPGNISTAGFLSGYGGRTVPPAAMFGGTSSFGMNSSQKSPLVGRVEERRSIERYVRRAVEQKEGALVFVDGAAGCGKSRLIEWIRVRVEESGVMRVAQGAYTRSMSGFNGVRAIIESVLGTEDASYDQLPYMVRTKLEQWGFSDSEIELTVRLMQPGGEDAVFDPGDFDGARATTRRERVFSTLESILRRAAAERPLLVILEDLHHSGEPTAAFLEHLSVGLQFNPAPLVVVGSVQSGELRNAPYLAQVLERLSKVGAEDVLRVTLDRLSDQEIVSLIENLAPVEANVATEIARRVSGNPLHATELLRYLKESGKLLYDSGSWVLAQGIDIDDEIPTEIADMMRYRARQVWEDADDTAAMKAILERAAILGRRFDYRLFRSMITREQASPFAQALDPALEVLVREGILREIGHSGEDILEFDHVLMREVLLQDMQGRRALRGLHRLAAEAKIEFYTDRIDAHAEEIADHYRRAREPQGVYIYTLKAARAAANASDLDRAMQLYREAEELSGSAQAESLDGVLAESSYVLESEEVALEVAHLERRVGEYDSARSHYRKLLSGGNVAVGLWARWGLGKLAERQGDLSEAEGWYEAARREARSARDIGFVDTAERVDTFSLCALGGIASMRGNFSAAGVLLGEALEKAEELEEASLQAEALQLMAEVKARRGDLDDAELFSRRAAILVESIGDAELTARIQMNAGTLLAEAGESSRGLKMLQEALASIEELGEKHLRAECQLRLGVIHWRHGDFKKAARSLRKAHQAFSGFDDRRGVTRCKLHLAALALSIGRHKETLSLGRDALEGFRDLEDRRGIALARLLLGRLQRQIGKEDSALKLVERSEADFEAIGDVQGQLSSRAVKALVLEETGEHDRVDALLESMMEDALLEKASAEDVATCLDELARLLNRRDPGLAIEVDEYAEGAYRRLGRPAHTRSSTAAT